A section of the Tenrec ecaudatus isolate mTenEca1 chromosome 10, mTenEca1.hap1, whole genome shotgun sequence genome encodes:
- the ST6GALNAC1 gene encoding alpha-N-acetylgalactosaminide alpha-2,6-sialyltransferase 1, whose translation MKACCLRRLNRLGKVAQWPLLLTALIILLFYVPSFMKEPLTRPFRFRDRADTNNRSAGFPQEVPTTGKRTNAHHGSAPEEMVQDQPSKATAPPAEQNKTEKAGEGSPGRQDTASPTPRTLGGEKSTLSTPHGGKRVTTTKTPTPTHQNKVLSTSAGPKGAVPSLRSSREGTSTAAVQKVSPTQRVGSRTPTSKPKVKLKDPTPKEGARLQSPTSQRPPELKAANFKSEPRWDFEDKYSLEVGGLQTTCPDSVKVKAFLSPWLQHLFIANLTLFLDSGCFTPSEWARLEHFPPPFGFMELNYSLVQKVVAHFPPVPQQQLLLASHPAGEARCISCAVVGNGGILNNSRVGSEIDSHDYVFRLSGAIIKGYENDVGTRTSFYGFTAFSLVQSLYLLGRLGFQHVPLGKDVRYLHFLEGTRDFEWLEALLLNQTMKGNNFHWFRHRPQEAFREALHLDRYLLLHPDLLRYMKNRFLRSKTLDTTHWRIYRPTTGALLLLTALQLCDRVSAYGFITQGHERFSDHYYDKSWKRLIFYLNHDFNLEKALWKKLHDEGIIRLYQRPEPPK comes from the exons GTTTCGAGATAGAGCAGACACAAACAACAGGTCTGCGGGGTTCCCCCAAGAGGTACCCACCACAGGGAAGAGGACAAATGCCCATCATGGTTCAGCTCCAgaggagatggtgcaggaccagccaaGCAAGGCCACCGCCCCACCTgccgaacagaacaaaacagagaaGGCCGGAGAGGGCTCTCCGGGGAGGCAGGACACGGCGTCGCCCACACCGAGGACTCTGGGAGGAGAGAAGAGCACCTTGTCCACGCCGCACGGGGGAAAAAGGGTGACCACAACAAAGACACCTACCCCAACCCATCAGAACAAGGTGCTGTCCACTTCAGCAGGCCCTAAGGGGGCAGTTCCTTCCCTGAGGAGCAGCCGGGAGGGGACCAGCACAGCGGCTGTCCAGAAAGTGAGCCCCACCCAGAGAGTGGGCAGCAGGACCCCAACAAGCAAGCCGAAGGTAAAGCTGAAGGACCCCACCCCTAAGGAAGGAGCCCGGCTTCAGAGTCCCACCTCACAGAGACCCCCAGAACTGAAGGCCGCCAACTTCAAGTCTGAGCCTCGGTGGGATTTTGAGGACAAATATAGCCTGGAAGTGGGGGGCCTGCAGACG ACCTGCCCCGACTCCGTGAAGGTCAAAGCCTTCCTGTCTCCCTGGCTACAGCATCTCTTCATAGCCAACCTCACCCTCTTCCTGGACTCAGGGTGCTTCACCCCGAGCGAGTGGGCCCGCCTGGAGCATTTCCCGCCCCCCTTTGGCTTCATGGAGCTCAACTACTCCT TGGTGCAGAAGGTGGTGGCCCACTTCCCCCCAGTGCCGCAGCAGCAGCTGCTCCTGGCCAGCCACCCTGCTGGGGAGGCACGGTGCATCAGCTGTGCCGTGGTGGGCAACGGCGGCATCCTGAACAACTCCCGGGTAGGCTCCGAGATAGACAGCCATGACTACGTGTTCCG GCTGAGCGGAGCGATCATTAAGGGTTACGAAAACGATGTGGGCACTCGGACGTCCTTCTACGGCTTCACCGCCTTCTCCCTGGTGCAGTCCCTCTACCTGCTGGGCCGCCTCGGCTTCCAGCACGTGCCACTGGGGAAG GATGTCCGTTACTTGCACTTCCTGGAAGGCACCCGGGACTTTGAGTGGCTGGAAGCCCTGCTTCTGAATCAGACCATGAAGGGAAATAACTTTCACTGGTTCAG GCACCGGCCCCAGGAGGCATTCCGGGAAGCCTTGCATTTGGACCGGTACCTGCTGCTGCACCCGGACCTGCTCCGGTACATGAAGAACAG GTTTTTGAGATCTAAGACCCTGGACACCACTCACTGGCGGATATACCGGCCCACCACCGGAGCCCTCCTACTGCTTACCGCCCTGCAGCTCTGCGACAGG GTGAGCGCCTACGGCTTCATCACTCAGGGTCATGAGCGCTTCTCCGACCACTATTATGACAAGTCATGGAAGCGCCTGATCTTCTACCTGAACCACGACTTCAACCTGGAGAAAGCGCTCTGGAAGAAGCTGCATGACGAAGGGATCATTCGTCTGTACCAGCGCCCAGAGCCTCCAAAGTGA